In the Telopea speciosissima isolate NSW1024214 ecotype Mountain lineage chromosome 2, Tspe_v1, whole genome shotgun sequence genome, one interval contains:
- the LOC122651445 gene encoding proline-rich receptor-like protein kinase PERK8, which yields MLGLIAVAAWFVKKRKRKATVFSGGLFMPSPYGSSQRSDSSFIKPHSLVSLVKSGSGSEFMYSPSESNGLGNSKSCFTYEELQELTNGFSPQNLLGEGGFGCVYKGCLPDGREVAVKQLKVGGAQGEREFRAEVEIISRVHHRHLVSLVGYCIAENQRLLVYDYVPNNTLYYHLHGKGMPVMDWATRVKVAAGAARGIAYLHEDCHPRIIHRDIKSSNILLDNNFEAQVSDFGLAKLALDANTHVTTRVMGTFGYMAPEYASSGKLTEKSDVYSFGVMLLELITGRKSVDASQPLGDESLVEWARPLLNQALDSEDFEGLVDPRLENNYVRHEMFRMIEAAAACVRHSAPKRPRMGQVVRAFDCTGETTDLTNGLRPGESKLYSAPQSAQIRMFQRMAFGSQDYSSGFFSENSWRSQEYGNSQEYERSREYGP from the exons ATGCTTGGTCTTATTGCGGTTGCTGCATGGTTTGTGAAGAAACGAAAGAGAAAGGCAACTGTATTCAGTGGTGGCTTATTTATGCCTTCACCGTATGGCTCTTCTCAGCGGTCAG ATTCATCCTTTATCAAGCCCCATTCTCTAGTTTCTCTTGTGAAAAGTGGCTCTGGAAGTGAATTTATGTATTCGCCATCAGAGTCAAATGGGTTAGGGAATTCAAAGTCATGTTTTACATATGAAGAACTACAAGAGCTCACAAATGGGTTCTCGCCACAGAATCTGTTGGGTGAAGGTGGATTTGGTTGTGTGTATAAAGGATGCCTACCAGATGGAAGAGAGGTGGCTGTAAAACAGCTGAAGGTGGGTGGTGCACAGGGAGAGCGTGAGTTTAGAGCTGAAGTTGAGATTATTAGCCGTGTGCACCATCGGCATTTGGTTTCGCTGGTAGGATACTGCATAGCTGAGAATCAGAGGTTGCTTGTTTACGATTATGTCCCAAACAACACCCTTTACTACCATCTTCATG GGAAAGGAATGCCAGTAATGGACTGGGCAACCAGGGTCAAGGTTGCTGCAGGTGCAGCTCGTGGAATAGCGTATCTCCATGAAGACT GCCATCCTCGGATTATTCATAGGGATATTAAGTCTTCAAACATTCTTTTGGACAACAACTTTGAAGCTCAA GTTTCAGATTTTGGGCTTGCGAAGTTAGCTCTTGATGCAAACACACATGTAACAACACGCGTCATGGGAACCTTTGG ATACATGGCTCCAGAGTATGCATCAAGTGGCAAGTTGACTGAAAAGTCGGATGTTTACTCTTTTGGGGTCATGCTTTTAGAGCTAATTACAGGTCGCAAGTCTGTGGATGCATCTCAGCCCTTAGGAGATGAGAGTTTGGTTGAGTGG GCTCGGCCGTTGCTTAATCAAGCGCTTGATAGTGAAGACTTTGAAGGGTTGGTAGACCCAAGGCTTGAAAATAACTACGTACGACATGAGATGTTCCGGATGATTGAGGCAGCTGCAGCATGTGTGCGTCATTCAGCTCCAAAGAGACCTCGAATGGGGCAG GTGGTACGAGCTTTCGACTGTACAGGAGAGACCACAGATCTAACTAATGGTTTGAGACCAGGTGAAAGCAAACTCTACTCCGCACCACAATCTGCACAAATCAGGATGTTTCAGAGGATGGCGTTTGGCAGTCAAGACTACAGTTCAGGTTTCTTTAGTGAAAATAGCTGGAGAAGCCAAGAATATGGGAATAGCCAAGAATATGAGAGGAGCCGAGAATATGGGCCATAA